Part of the Vigna angularis cultivar LongXiaoDou No.4 chromosome 1, ASM1680809v1, whole genome shotgun sequence genome, TAAATGAAGCTATATTCATTACTTAGACAAATATCAGTTCACCTATGTCAACTTATATCATGTTTCCTCCACCCTGTTTCCTATATACTCTCCCCAAATGAGTAAAGCTagatttcaataatttatttctcGTATAATTTCCATACACGGTAGATTAAGGTACGGATCAGTTTGAAGGTAAAAGTTTATTCGAGAGGATAACCTGTTAGACTGCttatctttaattatataaCATAGCAACCTTCAACTGTCCCAAAGAATACAGAAATTATGCCTTAAGAATGGTAATAACGTCTAAAGGTTAAACACTAATATATAAGACAAACCAAAagtatgatttttaaaaagGGTTCTTACTTCACTTGAATGTAGcttacataaatataataaattaataaatagaaatttttggCTACTTATATACTCCCTTTTTCTCAAAGGAACTTTATATCTTCTAATTTTACCCTCTCCACCATCTCCCTTTCTGCATATATTTTTTAGGCTAATTTTTCGGTATCTTTTACAACAACCACATCAGTGTGTCTGCTAAAGTGTAGTGAAAGGATAccaaattatttcaaattagcTATAGTACCAGTCTGAATCAAaagttatgttttgaaattagaATGGTATATAAGGACGTCATGAACCAACTAGCCGTTGTTTGGTAAAAGACCCATAATGATTTTATAGTACATCTAAAAAAAACTTCTCACAAAAATAGCCATTTGGGGTTGAAACATTCTGACCCACCGTGTACTGAAATTCAACTTTTCATTAGAACAATGAAGGTGGCAAGATCAAACTCTAGAATATTATAGATCACTTGGCCATAAAGACTTGTGAATGGCTTATGTAGGATACATAATTATCAGCCAAGAAATCCAAACAAACAGAAAGGCAGTTAAAGCGAGTACACGTATGTCACCAACTCACGTagattttgtattttcataTCAAATCGGTGAAAAATGACtagtttcatatatttataaacaacTAATCAGCGTGTTGAAACTTATACAAATAAGGACTGACAGTGGCATAATCTTAATAAATGCAATCCAATTTCACATGGTATTCGAAGAACAAGATGACCAAGTACCTGTTCAATAGCCTCTTCAGTGAATGGATGCCAATAACGCATGCCAACATAAACTTTGGCTGGGACATTCTTCGCCCAAAGAGACTTTCTCAACTCTTCAGCCTGTGTACAGAGCCATTAGAAGAGCTAGAGCAACGAGAAAGAAAACAGACAAAAGAAAGCATTTAATGGCGTGTACATGCTGTGTATCTCAACCCCTAACATCAGTATTCAAAATAACTCAGAAAAGAAATACTCAATTGTAAAATCTAATAAACATTTGAAAACTCCAAAACTTAGTTTCTAATGCTTagaaaaagattaattaaaacaaatgagTAGAGAACGTTAAATTCCCCATGGAAACAATTTTGGCTGCAGAAAACAGTTATAACTTCTTTGTTCAAAACAACTATTTACAAAGAACAAAATCTTCTTCATAGAGAGGTGCTTTTGTTTGACGTTCTAAAACAGTTATATGCATTTGGTGCATATACAGAGCTCTGAACCACTCGTGTTTGTAGGCAATTGTTTAACACAGGATAACTTCAAATTTGACGTCTCAAATGCACTAACTAACATGTTCAAAGTGAAATATACAGTAATGTGTGGAAAAGAAGCTAGTAAGAAATGCCATGCCTGTGCATCAGTCATGCGTCTAAGAGGAGATCCACCCCCAATAGAAGCATAGCCTTCTTTGCTCTTTGGTGCTCTCAAAACAGATACAAATTTGGCCAGTGGCTTCTGAAGAAAGCTAAATAACCTTGGTAGTCGTATAATATCCTACATAATTGTTcagaaaatagaaacaaaccATAAACagtaaaaaatcaaaatctttaaataatCGATAAAAACAAGTAGCCCAAAGAGATAGTGTGTTAAAGCTAGAATATTACTGGGTCAGCAAAAAGGTTAAACAAAAAAGGCTGGACATCTTCTAGAGTCTCTGGACCTCCGAGGTTCAACAATAACACTCCAATCTTATCATCACCGATAAGAGGTGTATCAGATAAATCTTGAACTGTTGGAGTTGCTAAAGCTTCAACTGGCAACAAGCGCCTCCTGACTAACTGCTCAGAAACCAAGGGCTGTGTTTCAAACCACCCTGAAGTACTTCTTCCCATTACATAATTTTTCAAAGGATTAGTGTTAGAAGAAGCCTCCACATGGCCTCCAGAGCAGCGATACATCTTTTGAGAGGTACGGATTGTCAGTGGCAACAacctttgaaaataaaaataaaaaaatattaaaattaaagcaCAGTTTAACATGAGGAAAAAGTTCAAGATGAATTTTGGGCATTCACATGAACTGTAAACATCAATTGTTACATGTTGAGCTCAGATGCACGATGGgaaggaaataataaaaatgatctGTAGAACTTCACAGCTTAAAGAAAACGGGGGAAATCGGAACTAGAGTTTAAATCAGGTCCTATTGATCACTTAAAATGCGAAGCTTAAGGTCATGGAAATTTAGGTAAGAGGTAGCAAAGTGTACTTGAAATAACTCTTGtttataataaatcataaaattggATTCAACAAAACCTTTACATGTTTTCGAAGTACAGAATCTTAGTTTGATATAGAACTTCTATAATAACAACAATTCAGTGAAATCCATTTAAGCAACTTAACGTAACTCAGAGAACTGCATATCAGACTACGGAATGCAACTTTCGACCTTCATTGTATAATTAAGGAATGCTTACTTCCATGATCAACACACGAGAAGTCATCTTATACCAGCTACCACCACTAATCGGATTTTAAAATATGGTGTTCAAGGTAAATAACTCCATCTTCGAATCCGACGAGTTAGATGCTGAAAATTTCAGAACACATAACTACAACTATGTCAAAAGGAACACTCACAGAGGTGACTTGAAATTACGAGAACCAGGACTGAGGCAAGGAGGAGGACGGTTATACGAGCAAGATGAAGAGGAAGGTGGTGAAGGGGCATGAATTGGAGAATTCATAGCtcgattaattaaaaaaatacagcACTTTCACCGCTTTCTTGTCTTTCTGTTTCTGCACAAATGCATGTCTGAACCCTTAGCAGCGAAACTCAAGGCTCTAAAAGAAACTAAACCCAGAAGTAATTTACCGAAAAGGAAAAAACTTTACCAAATCTCCACAAAACTGAAAGAGAAGGAGCAATCGCTAAGCAAAGGGTATAATGTGAACGAAGAAGACCGTGtaaatttccattttttttttttttacattttgtatATCTGCAATTGGACTGGTTTTAATACAAAGGTGGAAAATGTCATAAATGATGAAACTCCATTTCCATCTGAAATTGGGACCCTTAAGGATGAGAGTGACGGCTGAGACAGAGAATAATCCACAActcctgtttttttttttttgttattatcgTCTCATCTCCAACAATTTTTACTGCCTACCATTTTCCTGGATATTTTTCCTTACATGGACAAGCCATTCTTTCCTTGATTGGTATACTTTTTCTGGCCTTATTtgtattaaatcattttttatttttctgagctcgtctaaattgataaaaaaaatcataaatgaaaaagaaaagggaattTCTGAATTATCCTCTTGGATATAGGTGTACTGTGTATGgtacatatattttaagttatttattttcagaCGAGGggttgatttattttttttagcagAAGGTTAGGGATGGATAATGAGAAAGACGAGTCTAATCCAGATTTATAATACatgatttagaaaatgaaataaattttttatattttcttaaattggtactttttttattctctcttttctcttttctaaagtaatatctttatatactatatttataattagcCGATAACTTCCTTAATTACCCTACCTTTATATCTCTAAATTACaattgataaatgtttttaaaatataaataattatgttttcaattattgaAATTTAGAATTATCCAATGAACAATTTAACTTGTTAAAGATCAATGCAATTTGGGTTTAATATACCAATAGGTtaagggaaaaagaaaagtatttttagCTTAGATGAGAGACTCAAGGTCTTAggaaattttttttgtgttttagcATATTAAGCTTAGATTTAGGCATGTAAGGGATTTTCCAATCCATTTTGCTAACTTTGGGAATAGAAGGTTAAAAGGTTTAAGTATAGTTCGAGATAACTAAGAGAAGATTATGTTGTAAAGTTATTAAGATATAGTGCATATTCATAAGATAGAGGTATTTTAATATGAAGAGTGTTAgcaatattttatacttaatataCATTATATGATAAAACTTTGCAAACCATAAACTCATAAGAAATGCCCAATAAATGAAATATGCTAATATTATTCTATAAAGTGTATTCAAAATTGCATTTCTAACATTTTgttctaatttattatattgtagaaattaaaatatccaACTTCTCTAACTCAGAAAGTGAGACCTATATTTAATGTACATTTTACGCATTAATCTCATAATTAGGAAAAAACATTACATCTTAATCAACCCAAACTagcattattttatattcatctcttttatatttatgaattaaatcttaatgtttttttagCAAATAGTTAAAAGTAACATAATAACGATTTAAACtatctattataatttttcattcaatatttaaaaatattaacttattttttatttttagttagaactaaatatttatgttgtacAATACACATGTTCAAAATactaattagtttaaaaaataaaatatatgcatGCTTAACccattttatttctaaaaaaggttaaaacaaaataaaaatggataATGTTTATCTTATCCAAATAGGTTGGTTAACCCTTAAGTACTAATACCTTTCAGGTTGGTTGACCAATAAAGCATTTAAAGCCTTTTGCAAATTGAATGTTTGACTGAGTAGTAGGTGTTTGTGCCTCTTAGACAACCCTTATATACGTGTTCCAAATAATCCCATAATTTCTACAAAAATTACAACACACTaactttaaattgttttatgttattttatcttttaattattgttagaaCCAAttaaaaatcccaaaaataGTGGAAGTTAAGTGTCAATGAAAGGGTTCGAATTTTCAGatagtggaagacaagtgtgTAGTGCTGAGTGACCGATCGGTTTTAGTGACGATAGTATTTAAGGCTAAATTTCAAACTTCGTGCCACTTTTCTGCATGCatccttcttctccaaactgctGAACCCCattttctcctcattctctctacaatatccaccttctctctaagaattctcatctttttcttatttcGATCACCAATCAGGCACCTTTGAACTCTCCCGGCGTCAAGGGCTTTCATTTAAACCGATCAAGTTGTGGTTTAAACGGGTGAGTACTTCTCTTCTTAGACCGTTCGTTTTTCTGtcacatgcaaacccagattctggttgcatgagatTATCATCTCATTCTGAGTATTTTTGGTCTTTTGTTGGTTAGTTTCATAAAGCGTGATTGTATAATTCTAAGATTTCTGGTAGTGGTGAGCCAAATATTGCATCGTTGAGTGTTCGGCTacgtttagaggtaagggaagcttgtaatttaattataattcttgTTTGATGATGATTTATTGGATGGTATGATGTTATGATTGATGAGTTGGTTGATGTTGTAATACTGCATATTTGTTTGAGTGTATTATTGATTTATGAAAAGGTATAACTGGGTAGAAACATAGTTGATCGTGATTCTGCAttaatctgcagaattctgtaAACTGTAACCGAGAGTCATTATTGACCGTTCAGTTTATCCTTCGGTTAAGTTCTTAGGTTCTAGCAATAGTTATTATGATTTTCGGTTAAGTCtaaattatatgtaatatttagtaTTCGGTACATTCTTAGGAGTTTGGTCTAGTAAAATATTGTTCTGTAGTAACTGTTGAGTAGCAAGTAAAAGTCCAAATACTATCACTAATGTTTGGCCTATGATGAGTTTTTATCTAgaatggaccgttcggtcctatTCGGTGTATAAGTggaagaccgctcggtcttgcACTAAGTATTCAGTTGTGTTAGTCTAGAAGGTATTCaaaacgttcggtcttgtctTTGGGGGAATGttattattcaattttgatTTCAGATGGGATCTGTTTGTATTGGTTCGGTTTGATTGTATTATAGAATATAAATGGAATGgtatggaaatgaaagagtattccagggaggaatatctcatgagtggttattgaatggtagagtataaatgtggttatgcttagctggcggttatcctgatattctgtgattactcattctcaagtagagaggagtaagtcatgtgtgagaatggcaggaggtcctaatccataaggtgaacttggacggaacgtactaacctcgggtggcagctgttgagggcatcccagctattacatcacccgggtgcaaaaacgtcgtaactacacataattcatacagtccggacaatcagagtaaagtggtcggtcattgcatgcTTTGACTTGAAATTTTGATTGGAAGTGCATGATTGGATGTTACATGGTTGTATATTGAATTATGTTAGatttatgtgaaatatatgttttactaaattaattaaattacataaacttACCCTATATTTTTCCGTCTTGTCTGTTTGGTCGTtatttctgttgcaatgatcatcctatggatgtgagcagaaggagaagagcggTTGGAAGAAGTGAAAGTGAAAGCGGAACCTTAAGACCGTTCGGTCGTTAGGTtgggttttattttgtaaaatcgTTCAGTATAAGCTTAGTTTTGAAACCGTTCGGTATAGATTGTAGTTTGGTAAAGTTTAAATTCTGCAGTATTTtcgtaaggccgttcggccatatcTGTACCTTTGCTTCTCATAACTgaactgtaatattattaattgtgaaTATTCTATATATGGTTTTAtgctgtattttgggatgttagaATTAtgatgtttaaataaaataatttaagttttctaatctttaaataagtatttcaatattaaatataaatttttgtttaaaattaaatatatttaatgattcaaaataataattcgATATTGTTTTTTAGCTAATGTTActcaattttacttttagttGATATTGATTTTAGTAATCAAGGTTATCTTTTTATGGTGGTTAAGTTTTTTTACTAGCCTTTAGACtaattcaaactaaaaaaaaaattatagttaacaTTGATCAAAATAATACTACTTAAAGTAggtaaaaagttatttatattcaaCATTAAAAAGGTGTCATGGTCGACTTTGggcaaaaaaaattgttatcaaCATTAGTTGAGAAAACATTGTTTAGCGTTAACTAATAAATAACATTGTTTCACATCAGCAAATAAATAATTTCGATTATGACAATCgaaaaataacataagaaaTATCGATGGAAAAAAATTTAGAGTTAAATCactcaaaaaaattattttatcatcatcgataaaaaaaaactcaactaccattaatttaaaaaaaaaaacctattaAATCCGAATatcattaattaagaaataattccaacatatgttaattaaaaaaattaatttatattcatcGAAAAAtaacttaagaaaaaaagtatttttccCATCAACAAAAAACATCAATTATgtgtagaaaaaaatattaattaatatcaaCTAAGACTATTTTCTTATAagtataatgaaaaataattatatttaatcaatCTAAAAAGAATCTCCCACCAACATACAATACGAACACTAATGTAAACTGTAAGTTTTCTAACTAGTTCACTATTTGAATCAACGTTTCAAACACGTATAGACTAATAATCATATAACACTCAAGTGTTGGAGACTACATTTAATAGACTATAAAATATTCTATGCCCTATGCAAAGTCACATGAAAAGGTTTACTCCGTAGTATCTTTGAAACAAACACTTATGTTTTAGAAATgcttataaataacatttaaaaacgaaatatgactaaaaacttattttaaacgTTATGAAGTCTGCAACATGTTCAGCAAAGAGATTGTTTctcactaaaaacaaaattaagaatcatgaaatatatatatatatatataaagttaaaactATAATATACAAATTTAGTTCCGAAGTATGTTTGTTATTTCACTTGAAAAACTAAATGATCACTTGTAAAGTTTAGTCCAGTGGTAATTCTCTTGAAAAAAACTAATGTACAATGAGTACATGGTTAAAATCATTTTCTGACTCGAGCAAGATAATCATCCACTTTCTGTGATATAACATTCTCAAAGTAAACCAGAACCAAGTACAAGAACTTAAGGCACAATACATGGTTGAGGTCATTGTTTCGTGTGATATAAAAGCATTTTAAAGTTAACTAGCTGGATTATAAATGGATGAgtaatttaaaagttatcaGACAACTACTGTTTTCATACACGACTTCCATGGTGATACAGGTAATACTAATACATTACATGGACAGTGGACAGTGCAGTGACTTAGACTGCCTCGCTGGTTTATAGtagttaatataaattatagtaCACATAAAAATAGGTGACTTCTAgcataaaaaatgaaactttaaccaaGAACACAAGAATTATACTGCTTAACTGATTTGAAATTCTCCACTGGCATGAACTTCCTTCACCCTCTTGTCatattcatcttcttcatcctcctcttccttcacatcttcttccccttcctcttcttcaccGTCCCAGCCAAAACCTTTGACAGGCCTAGAAACTGGAGGAGGGTCCCTTGCTTCTCCCACAATTTTCATTATCTCCTCCACACTTTGAACAGAAAAACTTGGGTTGCCTCTCTGGTAATAGACAGCTTGAGCTGATTCAGTTAGCTCTCTTGGAAGATTCTTCAAAAACCATGGGTGGTTCTTAATTTCCTTAAGGGAGATTCTCTGCAGACAATAGAGAGAATCAGGTGTGGCAGTTAGCTTGATGTAAACTACATACTGACTCCTGATATCAAATTCAGTCATGTGTACTTTCAAAAGCACAAAGTTTGTGTTTAAAATGTTGTCTTCTGTTAAAAGCATATCAAAAATGGTGAATGAAGTGAAGATAACATAGGTGAATCAGAAATAGGGAGCTCTATATAGATTTAAAGCCACacaagtaatttaattaataaggACTGAGTGTATGTTAAACTTTTACAACCATTAGCCAGCAAATTCATTCTCCGGAGTCAGTACATGCcaccaaaattttgaaaagaaaataccaTTAGTTCTTCATAAAATATGATAAGATTCTGTTCAAATTGTACAAGTCTAAATTTTGCATTGTCCCGGATCTCTGACAAACCTAAGCATGAAGTATGGAAAGCAGTGCAGAGGAGAGAAAAGAATACCCAATTCAAGTTCTAGCTTAACAAGAgggaaaatggaaaattttgATCTTTACCAATCAACTAAACAAGAGGGTAGCAGATGATTATTAAAGAATAGGGGTTGGGTGTAGAACTTCCCAATAGGTATAGCTTTCAGTCAACAGGGTTTATTTCACCAGCTTGATTATTTCTCATCAACATTATGATTCGCAAGGGTTACAAGTCAACAGAATAACATAATTGTAACTCAGGATTATAATACGGTTAAGATAGTTTGTCCAAATTGAAATGTAAGAAGGAAACAAGAGTTACTTGAAAATTATAACATACCCTTAATGGATTTGCTACAAATATACGAGAAAGGAGGTGTCTGCAGTCTTGAGATATGTGAACATAATCAGGGATTTTGTATTGAACAGCCATTATTCGCTGCAGATGAGAACGGGAAATATGGGTAAGATAATGAGAATATAGCATGAAAGAGTATCAGAATCAGTATTAACAGTGATAGTACTGTACCTGAATTGTTTTCCTAAAATTCCTAGGGTCATCCTGATCCTCAAAAGGGTAAGCTCCAACCAGCATCACATAAAGAGTCACTCCACATGACCATACATCAGCcaactaaaacaatttttagAATAGAACATTAATTAGATTCATTGATATATTGGTTATAGTAGATATACATATAAAGACTTTTCCAGGTAGCATGGTCAAAGAAACAAAGCTACAAAATTAGAGATAGGCAAGGTGTAacaagaaatgaaaagaaatctCCCCTCTCCCTATTCAAATAAACCCAAAGACTGACATGCAGCAGACAGAAAGATGATGTTAACATCCTAAAACACAGCCACACATACAAAGATATAGGGAACTATAAAGAACCAAATATATGTAGACTGTAGAGTACATACCTTCCCATCATACTCCCTCCTGGAAAGAACCTCTGGTGCTATATAAGCTGGAGTTCCAACAGTTGATTTGGGTCGTGAATGAAGCAGAGATGACTAAACCAAAAATCAGAAACGTTCAGACATATGAGGCTAAGGTGCATATTATTACAACTTTGAAACTAGTGTTAATCTAATCATTGTGGTACCTTGGAATAGCCAAAGTCACAAATTTTCAAGCGGGGTGCAGGGCTACCATCTAAAAGTGTGTTTTCTAACTTCAAATCTCTGTGGCAAATTTGCTGCAAAAAAAGGAGTAAAATCATAGGTTCTCACTTTGTACAATTCTGAGAGGAGAAGTTCAATCATTTTTCAAGAACTTTAGAATTATTATACCATGGCATGACAGTAGTGCACACCAGAAATAAGCTGCTGAAAGAAATATCTAGCCTGCACAATCAAAGGGGAAAATAAATGAGACATGGATACAAGAAAAGGTACTAAGGGTGTGAAGAAAATCCCACGAGGAAGTTATCAACCTCATCTTCACTGAACCTGCCAGCATTGCATATCCTCTCAAAGAGCTCTCCTCCAGCGGCATACTCCATCACTATGGCCAAATGAGTGGGCGTCAAAACCACCTACAAAACCAAAATACGATTTAAATgagtaaataatttaataaaataaagtactCAATACCAAATAATCCAATATGCCAACAGCTTAAATCCTTGCCTCCTTGAAGCGAATGATATTGGGGTGCCGAAGGGATCTGTGGTTGATAATCTCTCTTGCCACATTCTCGTCAATCTGGAATTGCAGAAGGGGTGAATAAAACTTTTAGAAGCCAAAACAATAgcttttcaatttcataaatagaaattaaaaacaagaaacaaataaaagaatatgaacATCTCCATCTAGTCTGCTTGGTTTTACAGCAGAATACAAGCCATGCGTTGGATTAGCCAACTCAAAGATTTAGTGAAAGAAAATCAGTTCATAATAATCAGTAAACAGAATCAACTATCTCCAGGAAAGAGCTACTACACATTTAAAAACAAGATagtttataattgtattttccATCACTTCCTACATTTCTTTCGATCACGCGTAATGAAATTGTGACAAAAAACCATGTAACACCTTTCCCAGATTTTTCACTTTTCACAAATCAGAGCTTCAACCTCACATGCCCTTCATTAATCATCATTTCACATGCAAAACGTGCAAGCAATAACAAATCTGAAGattgaagaaatgaaaaaataaaattcgattatacttttttttaaaagaaagaaagaaagaaagaaaaaagaaacctTTTGACCACGCTCGATGTATTTCATGGCAACAAGCTCCTTGGTCTCCTTGTTCCTCATGAGCCTGGCCACCCCAAAATTCCCAGCCCCCAAATCCTTGACAGCCTCATACTTTTCCATAATCAAATCCCTCAACTCAACCAAAGATGCTGCCTGTTATTACGATTACGAATGGAAGAAAGGGGGTTCAAACTTGAAACTTGAAACTCAGAGGGGGCATGCAAGACCCTTGTAGAATCACAACACCATTTTACACTTTGATCAAAAGGGTTATATAAAGGTGGTCCCTTtcactgataaaaaaaaacggTTCTTTTTCCACACACACATACAATAATGTGTAATATATGTATAGAGAGAGAGATTGGGGGGTGGGAATGAAGAATTATTTAGAGCGGGAGAGAAGAAAGTGCACGTGggagagtgagagagaaaacattAGAAAATTGGGGTAGGATGGGATCTAAtcaatgaagatgaagaagatgaaggcaAACCAGCTTGAATCCAGTTAATTAGTGAGTACCCTTTTGGTTTGGTTTTTTATTTGAGTTGTGAAACTGAGAATTGAGATTGCAAATTTGGAATTGGTATTTGGAATGGGATCTCTTACAACGCCGATGCTGTAGGGGACAGGACAGGGACTCCTTTCTCTTCATTCCTCAATCTTCTTTGTCGTTTTCACAAGCtaccttctctttttttttttttttttaatttaacagtttctttctttctctctttctttttctttcactcGCCCAAGAACCACTCCAccctttaattattaattaatcaagCAAATACGTAGTATTGTATGCAACCCCACGTATATATACGTTATGTTatcttctattattttttataatgttatactttttaaaatgtaCAATAATGACATAACTGTTGTTATTATGTTTTAGTTTGCTATGAAATATTGTTTTCAGAAGGTGCTTAACACTTAAGAAAgtataattcttaattatttataatttcaaatgtttaaaatgaaattcTTAATTACCttttaatacataataatatataattaatgtattcatttaatatattgttttactcattaataaataatataacaaatgtTATCCTTTAAACGTTGAGAGAAATTCTCACACCCACAAAATTACCATAcatcttcattttattttctaaaaaataaaatatttctaccAAAAAAC contains:
- the LOC108320811 gene encoding serine/threonine-protein kinase SRK2A, translated to MEKYEAVKDLGAGNFGVARLMRNKETKELVAMKYIERGQKIDENVAREIINHRSLRHPNIIRFKEVVLTPTHLAIVMEYAAGGELFERICNAGRFSEDEARYFFQQLISGVHYCHAMQICHRDLKLENTLLDGSPAPRLKICDFGYSKSSLLHSRPKSTVGTPAYIAPEVLSRREYDGKLADVWSCGVTLYVMLVGAYPFEDQDDPRNFRKTIQRIMAVQYKIPDYVHISQDCRHLLSRIFVANPLRRISLKEIKNHPWFLKNLPRELTESAQAVYYQRGNPSFSVQSVEEIMKIVGEARDPPPVSRPVKGFGWDGEEEEGEEDVKEEEDEEDEYDKRVKEVHASGEFQIS